Proteins found in one Seonamhaeicola sp. S2-3 genomic segment:
- a CDS encoding peptide chain release factor 3, giving the protein MSFLKEIERRRTFGIISHPDAGKTTLTEKLLLFGGAIQEAGAVKSNKIKKGATSDFMEIERQRGISVATSVLAFEYNNIKINILDTPGHKDFAEDTFRTLTAVDSVIVVIDVAKGVEEQTEKLVEVCRMRNIPMIVFINKLDREGKDAFDLLDEVEQKLGLKVTPLSFPIGMGYEFKGIYNIWEKNVNLFSGDSRKDIEETIEISDLASPELDTLVGEDPANTLREEIELVEGIYPSFDKDAYRNGDLQPVFFGSALNNFGVRELLDCFVEIAPKPRPKQSDIRLVKPEEEKFTGFVFKIHANMDPNHRNRLAFVKIVSGEFKRNTPYLHVRHNKKLKFSSPNAFFAEKKEIVDISYPGDIVGLQDTGSFKIGDTLTEGEILQYKGIPNFSPEHFRYINNADPLKSKQLAKGIDQLMDEGVAQLFTLELNGRKVIGTVGALQYEVIQYRLEHEYGAKCTYENLNVAKACWVDPEDDKNDEYKEFSQVKQRFLAKDKKGQLVFLADSLFSLQMTQQKYPSIKFHFTSEFE; this is encoded by the coding sequence ATGAGTTTTTTAAAAGAAATTGAACGCAGACGTACTTTCGGTATCATATCTCACCCAGATGCTGGTAAAACCACCTTAACAGAAAAATTGTTACTTTTTGGTGGAGCCATTCAAGAGGCTGGTGCTGTAAAAAGTAATAAAATTAAAAAAGGTGCTACTAGCGACTTTATGGAAATTGAACGCCAGCGTGGTATTTCGGTAGCAACATCGGTATTAGCATTTGAATACAATAATATTAAAATCAATATCCTTGATACGCCCGGGCATAAAGACTTTGCCGAAGACACTTTTAGAACATTAACCGCTGTTGATAGTGTTATTGTGGTTATTGATGTTGCCAAAGGTGTAGAGGAACAAACTGAAAAATTAGTTGAAGTTTGTAGAATGCGCAACATACCCATGATTGTTTTTATAAATAAATTAGATAGAGAAGGTAAAGACGCTTTTGATTTGTTAGATGAAGTTGAACAAAAACTTGGATTAAAAGTTACTCCTTTAAGTTTCCCTATTGGCATGGGTTATGAATTTAAAGGTATTTATAATATTTGGGAAAAAAACGTCAATTTATTTAGTGGCGATAGTAGAAAAGATATTGAAGAAACTATTGAAATATCAGATTTAGCTTCACCTGAATTAGACACCTTAGTTGGTGAAGACCCTGCCAATACTTTAAGAGAAGAAATAGAATTAGTAGAAGGCATTTATCCTAGTTTTGATAAAGACGCTTACAGAAATGGCGATTTGCAACCTGTATTTTTTGGTTCGGCATTAAACAATTTTGGTGTTAGAGAGTTATTAGATTGTTTTGTTGAAATTGCTCCTAAACCAAGACCTAAACAAAGTGATATACGTTTAGTTAAACCCGAGGAAGAAAAATTTACCGGTTTTGTGTTTAAAATTCATGCTAATATGGATCCTAACCATAGAAATAGGCTAGCGTTTGTAAAAATTGTTTCAGGTGAATTTAAACGTAATACACCTTATTTGCATGTTAGACATAATAAAAAGCTAAAGTTTTCTAGTCCAAATGCATTTTTTGCAGAAAAAAAAGAAATAGTAGATATCTCGTATCCAGGTGATATAGTAGGTTTACAAGATACTGGTAGTTTTAAAATTGGAGACACATTAACAGAAGGTGAAATATTACAATATAAAGGAATTCCAAATTTTTCTCCAGAACATTTTAGATATATTAATAATGCAGACCCCTTAAAATCAAAACAATTAGCTAAAGGTATTGACCAGCTAATGGATGAGGGTGTTGCGCAATTATTTACTCTAGAATTAAACGGAAGAAAAGTTATTGGAACCGTAGGAGCACTACAGTATGAGGTTATTCAATATAGACTTGAGCATGAATATGGTGCCAAATGTACTTATGAAAACTTAAATGTTGCTAAGGCTTGTTGGGTAGACCCTGAAGATGATAAAAACGACGAGTATAAAGAATTTAGCCAAGTAAAACAACGGTTTCTTGCTAAAGACAAAAAAGGACAATTAGTATTTTTAGCAGACTCCTTGTTTTCTTTACAAATGACACAGCAAAAATACCCAAGTATTAAGTTTCATTTTACCTCAGAATTTGAATAA
- a CDS encoding (4Fe-4S)-binding protein yields MEINSKEFSNKDITVTYDPCICTLSGKCSKELSEVFSNSIIPWVNLENTETKRIIEQIKRCPSGALKYFKNKEELQVS; encoded by the coding sequence ATGGAAATAAATTCTAAAGAATTCAGTAATAAAGATATTACGGTTACTTACGATCCTTGTATTTGCACATTGTCTGGAAAATGTTCCAAAGAACTATCAGAAGTATTTAGTAATTCCATTATTCCTTGGGTGAATTTAGAAAACACCGAAACTAAACGAATTATTGAACAAATAAAACGATGTCCGTCTGGTGCTTTAAAATATTTCAAAAATAAAGAAGAGCTACAAGTCTCATAA
- the rplL gene encoding 50S ribosomal protein L7/L12, with translation MADLKDFAEQLVNLTVKEVNELATILKDEYGIEPAAAAVAVAAGGGAAGGGEAAEEKTEFDVILKAPGGSKLAVVKLVKELTGLGLKEAKGLVDEAPSAIKEGVSKDEAEGLKASLEEAGAEVELK, from the coding sequence ATGGCAGATTTAAAAGATTTCGCAGAACAATTAGTTAACTTAACAGTAAAAGAAGTTAATGAGTTAGCTACTATATTAAAAGATGAGTACGGTATTGAGCCTGCTGCTGCAGCTGTAGCTGTTGCTGCTGGTGGAGGTGCTGCTGGTGGAGGAGAAGCTGCAGAAGAAAAAACTGAGTTTGATGTAATCCTTAAAGCACCAGGTGGATCTAAATTAGCTGTAGTAAAATTAGTTAAAGAATTAACTGGTTTAGGCTTAAAAGAAGCTAAAGGATTAGTTGATGAGGCACCAAGTGCTATTAAAGAAGGTGTTTCTAAAGACGAAGCAGAAGGCTTAAAAGCTTCATTAGAAGAGGCTGGAGCTGAGGTTGAGCTTAAGTAA
- the rpoC gene encoding DNA-directed RNA polymerase subunit beta', whose protein sequence is MARKQDKNTVKRFNKISIGLASPESILAESRGEVLKPETINYRTHKPERDGLFCERIFGPVKDYECACGKYKRIRYKGIVCDRCGVEVTEKKVRRDRVGHINLVVPVAHIWYFRSLPNKIGYLLGLPSKKLDMIIYYERYVVIQPGNAKNEEGEPLQKMDFLTEEEYLNILETLPQENQYLDDSDPEKFIAKMGAECLIELLARIDLESLSYELRHKANTETSKQRKTEALKRLQVVEALRESNQNRENKPEWMIMKVIPVIPPELRPLVPLDGGRFATSDLNDLYRRVIIRNNRLKRLVEIKAPEVILRNEKRMLQESVDSLFDNTRKSSAVKTDSNRPLKSLSDSLKGKQGRFRQNLLGKRVDYSARSVIVVGPELKLYECGLPKNMAAELYKPFVIRKLIERGIVKTVKSAKKIIDKREPVVWDILENVLKGHPVLLNRAPTLHRLGIQAFQPKLIEGKAIQLHPLVCTAFNADFDGDQMAVHLPLGPEAILECQLLMLASHNILNPANGSPVAVPSQDMVLGLYYMTKERKSTPEMPIKGEGLTFYSPEEVEIAFNEKRVDLNASIKVRTIDINEEGKLDRMLIETTVGRVLFNQHVPEAAGFINKVLTKKSLRDIIGDILKATSVPETADFLDAIRTLGFNFAFKGGLSFSLGDIIIPQEKQSMIDAANKQVDGIMGNYNMGLITNNERYNQVIDIWTSTNAELTELSMKRIREDQQGFNSVFMMLDSGARGSKEQIRQLTGMRGLMAKPKKSNAGGGEIIENPILSNFKEGLSILEYFISTHGARKGLADTALKTADAGYLTRRLVDVSQDVIVNTEDCGTLRGVEVEPLKKNDEVVETLEERIVGRVSLNDVYDPVTDELLVAAGQLIDDDIAKNIENSPIESLEVRSPLTCEATKGICAKCYGRNLATGKMVQRGEAVGVVAAQSIGEPGTQLTLRTFHVGGIAGNISEDNKLAVKFDGKAEIEDLKTVKGKDNEGNEIDIVISRTSEIKLIDEKTGIVLSTNNIPYGSYLLIKNGQKLSKGDVVCTWDPYNGVIISEFSGKIKYENIEQGVTYQVEIDEQTGFQEKVISESRNKKLIPTIHIQDDKGETIRSYNLPVGAHIMIDDGEEINVGKVLVKIPRKSAKAGDITGGLPRVTELFEARNPSNPAVVSEIDGVVSFGKIKRGNREIIVESKTGDVKKYLVKLSNQILVQENDFVKAGMPLSDGSVTPNDILNIKGPSAVQQYLVNEVQEVYRLQGVKINDKHFEVVVRQMMRKVRIIDSGDTIFLENQLIHKADFIKENDDIFGMKVVEDAGDSTNLKAGQIVSPRELRDENSILRREDKKLVEARDAKPATATPILQGITRASLQTKSFISAASFQETTKVLNEAAVAGKVDSLEGLKENVIVGHRIPAGTGMRNYSDIIVGSKEEFDEMMQVKQELNYN, encoded by the coding sequence ATGGCAAGAAAACAAGATAAAAATACAGTTAAGAGATTTAATAAAATCTCTATTGGTTTAGCATCACCAGAATCTATTTTAGCAGAATCTAGAGGTGAGGTTTTAAAACCAGAAACTATTAATTACCGTACGCACAAACCAGAACGCGATGGTTTGTTTTGTGAGCGTATTTTTGGTCCTGTAAAGGATTATGAATGTGCTTGTGGTAAGTATAAGCGTATTCGTTATAAAGGTATTGTTTGTGACCGTTGTGGTGTTGAAGTTACAGAGAAAAAAGTACGTAGAGATAGAGTAGGGCACATTAACCTTGTTGTGCCTGTGGCACATATTTGGTATTTCCGTTCTTTACCAAATAAAATTGGTTATTTATTAGGATTACCATCTAAGAAATTAGATATGATTATTTACTACGAACGTTACGTAGTAATTCAACCAGGTAATGCTAAAAATGAAGAAGGAGAGCCATTACAAAAAATGGATTTCTTAACAGAGGAAGAATACTTAAATATTCTTGAAACCCTTCCTCAAGAAAACCAATATTTAGATGATTCAGACCCAGAAAAGTTTATTGCTAAAATGGGAGCTGAATGTTTAATTGAGCTTTTAGCTAGAATAGATTTAGAATCATTATCATACGAGTTACGTCATAAAGCAAATACTGAAACGTCTAAACAACGTAAAACAGAAGCTTTAAAACGTTTACAGGTTGTTGAAGCTTTGCGCGAATCTAACCAAAACAGGGAAAATAAACCAGAGTGGATGATTATGAAGGTTATTCCTGTTATTCCACCTGAATTACGTCCGTTAGTACCTTTAGATGGTGGTCGTTTTGCAACATCAGATTTAAATGACCTATACCGTCGTGTTATTATCCGTAACAATCGTCTTAAAAGATTAGTTGAGATAAAAGCACCTGAGGTAATTTTACGTAATGAAAAACGTATGTTACAAGAATCTGTAGATTCATTATTTGATAACACACGTAAATCTTCAGCAGTAAAAACAGATTCTAATAGACCATTAAAATCATTATCAGATTCATTAAAAGGTAAGCAAGGGCGTTTCCGTCAAAACTTACTTGGTAAACGTGTTGATTATTCTGCACGTTCTGTAATTGTTGTTGGTCCAGAATTAAAATTATATGAATGCGGATTGCCAAAAAATATGGCAGCAGAACTTTACAAACCTTTTGTAATTAGAAAACTAATTGAAAGAGGTATTGTAAAAACTGTAAAATCTGCAAAGAAAATTATAGATAAAAGAGAGCCAGTAGTTTGGGATATCTTAGAGAATGTTCTTAAAGGACATCCTGTATTACTAAACCGTGCGCCTACACTTCACAGACTTGGTATTCAAGCTTTCCAACCTAAATTAATAGAAGGAAAAGCTATCCAGTTACATCCATTAGTGTGTACAGCATTTAATGCCGATTTTGATGGAGACCAAATGGCGGTTCACTTACCATTAGGACCAGAAGCTATTTTAGAATGTCAATTATTAATGTTGGCATCTCATAATATCTTAAACCCTGCAAATGGTTCGCCTGTAGCGGTACCGTCTCAAGATATGGTTCTTGGTTTATATTACATGACCAAAGAACGTAAATCTACACCAGAAATGCCTATTAAAGGTGAAGGCTTAACTTTCTATTCTCCAGAAGAGGTAGAAATTGCATTCAACGAAAAACGTGTAGATTTAAATGCATCAATAAAAGTGCGTACCATTGATATTAATGAAGAAGGTAAGCTAGACAGAATGCTTATTGAAACTACTGTTGGACGTGTATTATTTAACCAACATGTTCCAGAAGCAGCTGGATTTATCAATAAGGTATTAACAAAAAAATCGTTAAGAGATATTATTGGTGATATTTTAAAAGCAACATCAGTTCCAGAAACCGCAGATTTCTTAGATGCTATCAGAACTTTAGGATTTAACTTCGCATTTAAAGGTGGTTTATCATTCAGTTTAGGTGATATTATTATACCACAAGAAAAGCAGTCTATGATTGATGCTGCTAACAAACAAGTTGATGGTATTATGGGTAACTATAATATGGGACTTATTACCAATAACGAACGTTATAACCAAGTTATTGATATTTGGACTTCTACGAATGCTGAATTGACAGAATTGTCTATGAAACGTATTCGCGAAGACCAACAAGGTTTCAACTCGGTGTTTATGATGCTTGATTCTGGTGCTCGTGGATCTAAAGAACAGATTCGTCAGTTAACTGGTATGCGTGGATTAATGGCAAAACCAAAAAAATCTAACGCAGGTGGAGGTGAAATTATTGAAAATCCAATTCTTTCTAACTTTAAAGAAGGTCTTTCAATTCTAGAATACTTTATTTCAACTCACGGTGCTCGTAAGGGACTTGCAGATACGGCTCTTAAAACGGCCGATGCTGGTTACTTAACACGTCGTTTGGTAGATGTTTCTCAAGATGTTATTGTTAACACAGAAGATTGTGGAACCTTAAGAGGTGTTGAAGTTGAACCTTTAAAGAAAAATGACGAAGTTGTTGAAACTTTAGAAGAAAGAATTGTAGGACGTGTATCATTAAACGATGTTTATGATCCAGTTACTGATGAATTATTAGTTGCTGCTGGTCAATTAATTGATGATGACATAGCTAAAAATATAGAAAATTCACCAATTGAAAGTTTAGAAGTACGTTCGCCATTAACTTGTGAAGCTACAAAAGGTATTTGTGCTAAATGTTACGGACGTAACTTAGCTACAGGTAAAATGGTACAACGTGGTGAAGCAGTAGGTGTTGTTGCAGCACAATCTATTGGAGAACCTGGTACGCAGCTTACCTTACGTACATTCCACGTAGGAGGTATTGCGGGTAACATTTCAGAAGATAATAAACTTGCTGTTAAGTTTGATGGTAAAGCCGAAATTGAAGATTTAAAAACCGTTAAAGGTAAAGATAACGAAGGCAATGAAATTGATATTGTTATTTCTCGTACATCTGAAATCAAATTAATTGATGAAAAGACAGGAATTGTTTTAAGTACAAATAATATTCCTTACGGTTCTTATTTATTAATTAAGAACGGACAAAAACTATCTAAGGGCGATGTAGTTTGTACTTGGGATCCTTATAACGGTGTAATTATTTCAGAATTTTCTGGAAAAATTAAATACGAAAACATTGAACAAGGTGTTACTTATCAGGTAGAAATTGATGAGCAAACAGGTTTCCAAGAAAAAGTAATTTCAGAATCTAGAAATAAGAAATTAATTCCAACCATCCATATTCAGGATGATAAAGGAGAAACCATTCGTTCATACAACTTACCAGTAGGAGCTCACATAATGATTGATGATGGTGAGGAAATTAATGTAGGTAAGGTGTTAGTTAAAATACCTCGTAAATCTGCTAAAGCAGGTGATATTACAGGTGGTTTACCACGTGTAACCGAGTTGTTTGAAGCACGTAACCCATCTAATCCAGCTGTGGTAAGTGAAATTGACGGTGTTGTTTCTTTTGGAAAAATTAAGCGTGGTAACCGTGAGATTATTGTTGAGTCTAAAACTGGTGATGTTAAGAAATATCTAGTTAAACTTTCAAATCAAATTCTTGTTCAAGAAAACGATTTTGTAAAAGCAGGTATGCCTTTATCTGATGGTTCTGTAACACCAAATGATATTTTAAATATCAAAGGACCTTCAGCTGTACAACAATACTTAGTAAATGAGGTACAAGAAGTATATCGTTTACAAGGTGTGAAAATTAATGATAAACACTTTGAAGTAGTTGTAAGACAGATGATGCGTAAAGTTAGAATTATAGATTCTGGTGATACTATTTTCTTAGAAAATCAATTAATTCACAAAGCAGATTTCATAAAAGAAAATGATGATATTTTTGGAATGAAAGTTGTTGAAGACGCTGGCGATTCTACAAACCTTAAAGCTGGTCAAATTGTATCGCCACGAGAATTAAGAGATGAGAACTCTATTTTACGTAGAGAAGATAAGAAACTTGTTGAGGCTAGAGATGCTAAACCAGCAACTGCAACTCCAATATTACAAGGTATTACAAGAGCATCACTTCAAACTAAATCATTTATCTCTGCGGCATCGTTCCAAGAAACCACTAAGGTTCTTAACGAAGCAGCTGTAGCAGGTAAAGTAGATTCTTTAGAAGGACTTAAAGAAAACGTAATTGTTGGTCATAGAATTCCAGCAGGTACAGGTATGAGAAATTATTCTGATATCATTGTAGGTTCTAAAGAAGAATTTGATGAAATGATGCAAGTAAAGCAAGAGTTAAATTATAATTAA
- the rpoB gene encoding DNA-directed RNA polymerase subunit beta yields the protein MLSTQAERLNFSSIVNRTEYPDFLDIQIKSFQDFFQLETKSEERGDEGLYNTFMENFPITDSRNQFVLEFLDYFIDPPRYTIEECIERGLTYSVPLKARLKLYCTDPEHEDFETIVQDVYLGTIPYMTPSGTFVINGAERVVVSQLHRSPGVFFGQSFHANGTKLYSARVIPFKGSWIEFATDINQVMYAYIDRKKKLPVTTLFRAIGFERDKDILEIFDLAEEVKVSKTGLKKYLGRKLAARVLNTWHEDFVDEDTGEVVSIERNEIVLDRDTVLEKEHIEEILGAEVKTILLHKETPEQGDYAIIHNTLQKDPTNSEKEAVEHIYRQLRNAEPPDEETARGIIDKLFFSDQRYSLGEVGRYRMNKKLGLDIGMDKQVLTKEDIITIIKYLIELINSKAEIDDIDHLSNRRVRTVGEQLSSQFGVGLARMARTIRERMNVRDNEVFTPIDLINAKTLSSVINSFFGTNQLSQFMDQTNPLAEITHKRRLSALGPGGLSRERAGFEVRDVHYTHYGRLCPIETPEGPNIGLISSLSVFAKVNSMGFIETPYRKVTDGVVDIKNEPTYLSAEEEEEKLIAQATVKVDDDGKILHDKVIARMEGDFPVIDPKELHYTDVAPNQISSISASLIPFLEHDDANRALMGSNMMRQAVPLLRVDAPIVGTGLERQVAKDSRVLINAEGSGEVLYVDATKIKIRYDRTEDEAKVSFDSDVKTYPLVKFRKTNQGTSINLKPIVVKGDRVTKGQVLCEGYATQKGELALGRNMKVAFMPWKGYNFEDAIVISEKVVREDIFTSIHIDEYSLEVRDTKLGNEELTNDIPNVSEEATKDLDENGMIRVGAEVKPGDILIGKITPKGESDPTPEEKLLRAIFGDKAGDVKDASLKASPSLNGVVIDKKLFSRAVKDKRKRAQDKDDILALEAEYDRKFEELKAVLVDKLFAIVNGKTAQGIYNDLGEEVLPKGKKFTLKMLNAVDDYAHLVSGKWTTDEHTNQLVADLIHNYKIKENDLQGALRREKFTISVGDELPAGIIKLAKVYIAKKRKLKVGDKMAGRHGNKGIVARIVRQEDMPFLEDGTPVDIVLNPLGVPSRMNIGQIYETVLGWAGQKLGRKFATPIFDGATLDQINELTDEAGIPRFGHTYLYDGGTGERFDQPATVGVIYMLKLGHMVDDKMHARSIGPYSLITQQPLGGKAQFGGQRFGEMEVWALEAYGASSTLREILTVKSDDVIGRAKTYESIVKGEPMPDPGLPESFNVLMHELKGLGLDIRLEE from the coding sequence ATGTTGTCAACACAAGCTGAAAGATTAAATTTCTCGTCTATTGTAAATAGAACAGAATATCCAGATTTCTTGGATATTCAAATTAAATCCTTCCAGGATTTTTTCCAATTAGAAACAAAGTCAGAAGAACGAGGTGACGAAGGTCTTTATAATACCTTCATGGAAAATTTTCCAATCACAGACTCTCGTAATCAATTTGTTTTAGAATTCTTAGATTACTTCATAGATCCACCTAGATATACTATTGAAGAGTGTATTGAAAGAGGACTAACTTACAGTGTTCCCCTAAAGGCAAGACTAAAATTATACTGTACAGACCCTGAACATGAAGATTTTGAAACTATAGTTCAAGATGTTTATTTAGGAACCATTCCTTACATGACACCTAGCGGTACATTTGTAATCAATGGAGCAGAACGTGTTGTAGTATCTCAATTACATCGTTCACCAGGGGTGTTCTTTGGGCAGTCATTCCACGCCAATGGAACAAAATTATATTCAGCAAGGGTAATTCCTTTCAAAGGTTCTTGGATTGAATTTGCTACAGACATCAATCAGGTAATGTATGCTTACATTGATAGAAAGAAAAAGTTACCTGTAACAACATTATTCAGAGCTATTGGCTTTGAACGCGATAAAGATATTTTAGAAATTTTTGATTTAGCTGAAGAAGTTAAAGTATCAAAAACGGGATTAAAAAAGTATTTAGGCAGAAAGTTAGCCGCACGTGTACTTAACACTTGGCATGAAGATTTTGTTGATGAAGATACAGGTGAAGTAGTATCTATTGAGCGTAATGAAATTGTGCTTGATCGTGATACTGTGCTTGAAAAAGAGCATATTGAAGAAATTTTAGGTGCAGAGGTTAAAACCATTCTTTTACATAAAGAAACACCTGAACAAGGTGATTATGCTATTATTCATAATACACTTCAAAAAGATCCAACAAACTCTGAAAAAGAAGCTGTTGAGCATATTTACCGTCAATTACGTAATGCAGAACCGCCAGATGAGGAAACTGCTCGTGGAATAATTGATAAATTATTCTTCTCAGATCAACGTTATTCTTTAGGTGAAGTTGGTCGTTACAGAATGAACAAAAAATTAGGTCTTGATATTGGAATGGACAAGCAAGTGCTTACCAAAGAAGATATCATAACTATTATAAAATATTTAATTGAGTTAATCAACTCTAAAGCAGAGATAGATGATATTGATCACTTATCTAACCGTCGTGTACGTACGGTAGGTGAACAATTATCTTCTCAGTTTGGTGTAGGTTTAGCTCGTATGGCACGTACTATTCGTGAGCGTATGAATGTTCGTGATAACGAGGTGTTTACGCCAATAGATTTAATTAATGCAAAGACTTTATCGTCTGTAATTAATTCATTCTTTGGTACCAACCAATTATCTCAGTTTATGGATCAAACAAATCCATTAGCAGAGATTACTCATAAGCGTCGTTTATCAGCTTTAGGACCAGGAGGTTTATCTCGTGAGAGAGCTGGTTTCGAGGTTCGTGACGTTCACTATACACATTACGGTCGTTTATGTCCTATTGAAACACCAGAGGGACCAAATATTGGTTTAATATCATCTTTATCGGTATTTGCAAAGGTGAATTCTATGGGATTCATTGAAACACCATATAGAAAAGTAACTGATGGTGTAGTAGATATTAAAAATGAACCAACTTATTTAAGTGCAGAGGAAGAAGAAGAAAAACTAATTGCGCAAGCAACTGTTAAAGTTGATGATGATGGTAAGATTTTACACGATAAAGTTATTGCCAGAATGGAAGGTGATTTCCCTGTAATAGATCCAAAAGAATTACATTATACAGATGTTGCACCGAACCAAATTTCGTCAATATCAGCGTCATTAATTCCTTTCTTAGAGCATGATGATGCAAACCGTGCATTGATGGGGTCTAACATGATGCGTCAAGCTGTACCTTTATTAAGAGTAGATGCTCCTATTGTTGGTACTGGTTTAGAGCGTCAAGTAGCTAAAGATTCTAGAGTATTAATAAATGCAGAAGGATCAGGTGAGGTACTTTATGTTGATGCAACTAAAATTAAAATTAGATACGACCGTACAGAAGATGAAGCTAAAGTGAGTTTTGATTCTGATGTTAAAACGTATCCTTTAGTAAAATTCAGAAAAACGAACCAAGGTACTTCTATCAACCTTAAACCAATTGTTGTTAAAGGTGATAGAGTAACTAAAGGTCAGGTACTTTGTGAAGGTTATGCTACCCAAAAAGGAGAATTAGCCCTTGGTAGAAACATGAAAGTAGCCTTTATGCCTTGGAAAGGGTATAACTTTGAGGATGCCATTGTGATTTCTGAAAAAGTAGTACGTGAAGATATCTTTACATCTATCCATATAGATGAGTATTCTTTAGAAGTTAGAGATACAAAATTAGGAAATGAAGAGTTAACTAATGATATTCCTAACGTTTCAGAAGAAGCTACAAAAGATCTTGATGAAAACGGAATGATTCGTGTTGGTGCAGAAGTTAAACCAGGTGATATCTTAATTGGTAAAATTACACCAAAAGGAGAATCTGATCCAACACCAGAAGAAAAATTATTACGTGCTATCTTTGGTGATAAAGCTGGTGATGTAAAAGACGCATCATTAAAAGCTTCACCATCATTAAATGGCGTTGTAATTGATAAAAAATTATTTTCTAGAGCTGTAAAAGATAAACGTAAAAGAGCACAAGATAAAGATGATATTTTAGCTTTAGAAGCTGAATATGATAGAAAATTTGAAGAATTAAAAGCTGTTTTAGTTGATAAATTATTTGCTATTGTAAACGGTAAAACTGCTCAAGGTATTTATAATGATTTAGGTGAAGAAGTATTGCCAAAAGGTAAAAAGTTCACTTTAAAAATGTTAAATGCTGTTGATGATTATGCACATTTAGTGTCAGGTAAATGGACAACAGATGAGCATACCAATCAATTAGTAGCAGATTTAATTCACAACTACAAAATTAAGGAGAACGATTTACAAGGAGCTTTAAGACGTGAAAAGTTTACTATTTCTGTAGGTGATGAATTACCAGCAGGTATCATCAAACTTGCTAAAGTTTATATTGCTAAAAAACGTAAACTTAAAGTAGGTGATAAAATGGCAGGACGTCACGGTAACAAAGGTATCGTAGCACGTATTGTTCGTCAAGAAGATATGCCATTCTTAGAAGATGGAACACCAGTTGATATAGTATTAAATCCACTGGGGGTACCATCACGTATGAATATTGGTCAGATTTATGAAACTGTTCTTGGTTGGGCTGGTCAAAAATTAGGTCGCAAATTTGCAACTCCTATTTTTGATGGTGCTACTTTAGATCAAATTAATGAATTGACTGATGAAGCTGGAATACCACGTTTCGGTCATACATACTTATATGATGGTGGAACAGGAGAGCGTTTCGATCAGCCTGCTACAGTTGGTGTAATTTACATGCTTAAATTAGGCCACATGGTAGATGATAAAATGCATGCACGTTCTATAGGACCTTACTCATTAATTACTCAACAACCATTAGGTGGTAAAGCACAATTTGGTGGTCAGCGTTTTGGTGAGATGGAAGTTTGGGCACTTGAGGCATACGGTGCATCAAGTACCTTACGAGAAATATTAACTGTAAAATCTGATGATGTTATTGGTAGAGCTAAAACATACGAAAGTATTGTTAAAGGTGAACCAATGCCAGATCCTGGATTACCTGAATCATTCAATGTATTAATGCATGAATTAAAAGGTTTAGGATTAGACATTAGATTAGAGGAGTAA
- a CDS encoding DUF3467 domain-containing protein — MADENNKPKQGQINIELDEKVAEGTYSNLAIINHSVSEFVVDFVNIMPGVPKNKVKSRIILTPQHAKRLLKALADNINRFESAHGEIKDYEQPPMPLNFGPTGEA, encoded by the coding sequence ATGGCAGACGAAAATAATAAACCCAAACAAGGGCAAATTAACATTGAATTAGATGAAAAAGTAGCTGAAGGAACTTACTCTAACCTAGCTATTATAAACCATTCGGTTTCAGAATTTGTTGTAGATTTTGTAAATATTATGCCCGGTGTTCCTAAGAATAAAGTAAAATCTAGAATTATATTAACACCACAGCATGCAAAAAGATTGCTAAAAGCTTTAGCAGATAACATTAATAGGTTTGAAAGTGCCCATGGTGAAATTAAAGATTATGAGCAACCACCAATGCCTCTTAATTTTGGGCCAACTGGTGAAGCTTAA